The region CAGATTTAAACAAAGGCAATTTTTGTGCTAAACACTGTGTGAGTCAGAGCATAATAAGCTTCTACTTCCAAGAATAATACTGTTTAAGACGATTCATCATCTGTTATCATGTCTGGCATTTAATAAGGTTTTCTTTGTGGTCTCCTTGGCGGCAAAGAAGATTTGTAAATGATCAATAAAGATTAAGAAACAAGATGATTTTGTTACTGATGTCATTTGGTCATAGTTTATGAGGAAAGGAGGCGGTGATTTATCAGCTACATCTACAGGCAAAGGCACATCTACTGATCATATCATCACTTTCACCatagcagtggtggaggaagtactgaagcttagtacttaagtaaaagtacaaatatcccgcaaaacatttactcaagtgaaaatggaagtactacatcaagaatATGGCTGTCTAAGATGGCTTTctaattctgagctggagggctcaggctcacgCTTAGCTGACGTTGGCTGTAGGTTCATGTTGATGTCGCATGAcgtttcttctcgccggaatCAGGCCGGTCCACCAGCTTGTGTTGCTACCAAATGCGcactctgccatcattggaggtaatagagccacctgattggttggcaatagcaaacaacgcctcaacgcaatcagtctattttttcatgcaagattttgaggaaattatgttcataacatgtaacgagtaacggcatagattgtagaaatgtagtggagtagaaagtacagataattgctgcaaaatgtaacgGAGTAAAATccaaagtatgcattattatttttacttaagtaaagtacagatacataaaaaaaatacttaagtacagtaacgaagcacaaatactttgttacattccaccactgttcaCCACTATCAGCACCATTAGTGTAATTTCTTTCTACTGAAGACAGTCATGAGcatgtattaaaaaaacatcagataCTACAGGAGAAGGTAACACATACAACGCATTTAGCTTTCAATCAAGATGCTTGTGAGCACCAGTACCTCAGATCAGTTCTCCATTAATGTCttcttactgtttttattttattttattttccagacTACCAATGGCAAACACGACCAGAGGAGAGCTCTTCTGCCCCCTGCTACAGGACATGCAGAGACACAACCtcaacaaaaatcaaaatgccaATCTGGTGGTGGTTCTCATCCATGGCTTGGTCTCTTGCCTGGGGATTTTGGAGAACGCCCTGATCCTCTGGGTGGTTGGCTTCCGCCTGCGGCACCGCACCGTAGCCTCTGTCTGGGTGCTCAACCTGGCCATGTCTGATTTCCTAGCGACCCTGACACTCCCACTTTTCACCTCTTACCTTTACCACTCCCATAGCTGGGAGTTCGGCAACCCACTTTGCAAAATACAAGCTTCCATCTTCTtcttaaacatgtttttatcaGCCTTCCTGCTGGCTGCAATTTCACTGGACCGCTTGCTAATTGTGGTCAAGCCGGTGTGGAGCAAGAATCACCGGTCAGTGGCAGGAGCCTGGAAGGTGTGCCTATTGGGTTGGCTATGGGCAGCAATTAATACACTACCTTACACTCTGTTCCGTTCTGTTACTAAGAAAGAGGATGGGGGGAATTTGTGTTACCATAATTTTGCCTTGATTTTATCTTCTCAAGCCACCCTGGAGAGAGATTGCAAAGTGAGGCAGGCAGCAACAGCAATCTTCAAGTTGCTGCTTGCATTCCTCTTTCCCCTGGTGGTGATTGCAGGTAGCTACATCCAAATAGGTCTCAACCTGAGGAACAGGAGcatgaggaggaagcagagcacCACCAGACTAACTGATGTGCTGATTGTGTCAAACAAAGACGGAGCATCAGGATCTACAAATACCTcaacaaccacaaaaacaacTGATATCTTTCTCAAGCCTCTGGCCTCCAGTCCATCTATAACCTTGACACCTGCTACCTTGTCCCCCACTACCTCTAATCGGCCCACTCAAGGCCAGCTGTCCCAGAGCTTCATCAGAATGGTGACATTTGTGATTGTGGCATTTGCACTATGCTGGGCTCCCTATCACATCTTCTGCATGATTGAACTGACAGCCCAGTACTGGAGAAACAATCTCAGCTTAGTGGAGGTAGGGCTTCCCCTAGCTACCACTATTGCATTCTTGAATTCAGTGTTGAACCCCATTCTGTATGCCTTCAGCTGCCCACACTTCTGTGTAAGAATACGACAGAGTCTGGGAGCAGTGTTTGATGGACTggtagaagaagaagggggCTTCCTGATGGTCCCAGGGAAGAGTATAAGAGCTCATATGAGACGGAAAAGCAGTCGAGATGTGAGCCTTGCAACACCAGGGATGCCAAAGGGTTCATTTTCACCCAGTAACTCGCCTGACATCCAACCTCCCATCTCCCTGCCTTTGGCCTCTGAAGGCCTTGAAGACAGTATCATAGGGAACACAGGACAAGAATCAAAAAATGAAGTGGAGCATAGCTGATGATTTTTTGCTTTATGTATATGTCTTAATGTACATACAAGATTAATTCAAAGCCTCTGACCTATAATGTAAAAGCTGTGGCGACCACAAAACGTACGTGGGAAAGGAATTAATGGTAAGGTTTGATATAGTCTTTCTAGCCTTGCTACTGGCATGGCTCTAAGGATAGCAATGTCGATCGGTTGATCCACTACTTTGGTCCATACTAAAATATCTCAATagctactggatggattgtCTTGAAATTGTGTACAGACATTTGTGTCACCGAGAGGATGAATCCTTTCGACTTTGGTGATTTCCTGACTTTACCTCTAGAGCAAACACATGTTGACAGTTTTGGTTATATATTGAAACATCTTGAAGACCTTGAAATTCGGAACAAACATTCAGAAGAAAATCTCAGTAAAGGGATGGGAAAGAAAACCAATACATCTCTGCTACACTAAATATGATCATTATGACTGATTTTTctgatgtttccttttttgtcaCGTGACATCCTGTATAGTTTTACCTATTTGGGCACCTAAAATGCattcaaatgaaacattaaaatccTGTGAAAATTGTGACAATGGGAACACAGGCATACAGTGGTTTTGTTGTGGGATCACATGCTAGAAACAAGAAGGACCTCTGACTGAGGGTTTATTCTATGCAAGGCCACCAGAGAGCAGTAACGCTCTGACTGCATAGGTAGGCGTGAAATAATATTGGAGGATTGTGCTTTTCAGGTCCTGTAATCCAGGAGCACTTTAAATCTGAACTGCTGAACGTCTGACCACCTTTCTGAGTGATTGGATTTGATCATGTCTGATATCCATTTTGATTGACTGTCTCAATACCGCCACAGCAATTGTCTGGCTCCATCAAACTCAATTGGACAcatgcagctacacacacacacacacacacacacacacagcctgaggTGTAATGTAGGCCACAGCAATGTCGGATTACCTTGGAGGTAGTTGTAATTTGGAGAGAATATTAGAGAGTGAAGATCCACAATATAAAGGCAGCACAGGATTAAACCtgacaggtcagacagacatACAAAGTTCCACTTTCCTCTCAACCATTCAGTTCCAGCAGATTATCTCTCCTTCCCCTTTTCAATTCATCTTTCTATTCATCCATTTCTCTGCACTACAGTATGTCTTTTTGGCTGTATAGCAATGTCTCCTCTCTGTGAATTCATGGAGTAAACAAAGAAGTGACAAAGaaacaagaatgaaaaaataaaaaggaaggtGGAATCAAGAAAGTAACAAGTACTACCACAGACTTATATAAACTCATATAAAAGTAGCCCATAATATAATTCAAGTTCAGCATGACACGGTGTACCCAATAATAACCCATAATTTAGCAGctctttattaaaaaataactgTGTTATGCTTTTCATTAATGTGGCAATTGAAAACTCAGTGTCTATAATGCAGTTTGTAGACTATGTGAAAATTATTGTTCTATTAAGATAAGGTTTAAATTTTGGTGCACAGATGTAAATTCATCTTTTGCTTTGCCCATTTAATTTACTATTGATGAAATGAGTTGAACCAGTCTAATACTGTGTTTTGACATACTGGGGGAGGATGTTGCAGTTTTGTTTCCCAAGTCAAGGGAaggatttaaagaaaatattaataactCTGAAGAGTGAAACGTAAGAGTCAgccaccctcccctccccaaTAATTTTCGTGTAGTCCATACATGATGGAGTGATGCATGCATGGAGGATGTTAGAAGGTCCAGAGAGCAAGCATTTGAGACAAGGTCAACAAATCTATGTGAGTGAACTAAATAGTCTTAAAATTACATGGTGTAATTCAGGAAACCTCTTCGAAGAGGCATGAGTGGAATGTTGTTGATGTGAAGATTAGAGGTTACGCATGACGCCCAACtgcaaaaaagacagaaacacttgGATAAGATAGAAGATAATCAAACAGCACGAGAGCACTGAGACTATATGTCGAAAACAGTGAAGCCAGTGAAAGCAGTGTGAAAACAAGTTGCTACAGATGAGAGataatgaaagaatgaaaggaaaTAGTAGATGGAGGTAGGGACAGTAAGTATTGCTTTAAACTGGTTTAATGCACTGCTGCAGTACTTACAGCTGACAGATGCTCGCTAGAGAATTAAGGCAGAGTCACACATCAGTGATTTTCTTCTGACCATCATGTGCTAAAATATACTTGGATgtacaaagtgaaaaaaagtgtttgttatcaacaaaaaaaaaagctgtaaacacctctgcttttgatgcttaaagtacatttttctgaagctgtcattttatttaagcagggttgtaatggagtattttgaACCTGtgttacagtatttttatttattgtaaaggACATGAATgctttttccaccactgctgcatTTGTGATATCAGCACAAATTTAGCCAAACAGATATAGTAAAACATAGCAGGGGCATAATGTAAAGAGTCTAATAAAGTTCAGGTCATCTGTTATGTCTGTTTTCTCACTTCTGATTGCAAgtattttcttgtctttgtctgtgacaAAGAGTTTAATAGATCCCAAAATCCAGATCTTTAACAAACTTATTGGTTGATTCTGTTGTTTTATGCAAAGTCACTCATCATTGTTTATTCTGTTAAATGCAGGTAAAAGTGTGTGAGAAAAATGCCTGTCTAAATATGATAATGCACTGATGCAAGATCACTTAAAGGCGGAGAAAGCAATAAATCAACTtcttgtaaatgtaaatggCATTATTTTACTTACCCCTGGGTAGCAGGCAGGACCAGGCTTTATTTTTGCTTCCAGTTTGTGAAGaaattcagacagaaaaaagttcTTGGCGCTCAGATCATAAAAGTGGTTCAGGACGGTTTCAGGATCCGACACTCCTACAACgggttagttttttttcttttcataaaaaacacctAAGGGCAAGATTTGCTCTTTGTGCCGAACTGCACTGaatgtttgtcagtgttgttaaGATTGCTATACTGCCTTGTTGGAGCACTTTCAATCCTGTGCATATTTCTTCATTGATGTGACTTGTTAAATACAAAGGAAGTGAGAGTGAATGCTATTGGTTCATATTTCTAGTAACACAGAACTCTGGGGCAAACACTTATTCAGGACAATGCTATGTCATGGTAAATGGATGTTGAGGATGTTGCAAATCTAAAACTGTTGTACAACTTGTGGAATTCCACATACTGATTCACATGTTTCCCAAGAATAAGTAAATACAGAGTGAGCTAAAGGCTGAATGGGATGACACACCCCTTTTGTAACTAATGTGTATTTAATGGGAGATTTTTGAGTCTTTTGGCTACTGAATGTGAGTTAATTAGAAACTATTACAGTGTTCAGTATGCAGGTAAAAAGCACATCTGGTATCTTACCAGTGAAGCAACATGATGTAACTGTTGCTTAGTAGCAGTCACGTAGCCACAAGTGTCACTTACGACACAATGGTAAAGCCAAAGTACAGAGAAGTCAACAATATCTAAATATAGGTTAAACATTCAAAAGTTAACCAAGATTATCAActgaatgtgaagaaataaGAGTGTTCCACAAGTGGAGTAGAGTCACCAAACAAGCAAAGGCTAAAATGTACTTATAtaagtatataaatataacagataattaaaaaaaaaaaaaaagggtttctGCTCATACCAGGCCACATAAGGCAGTAGAACCTGTGCATTATATCTCTTATGAATTCAAACTATTAagaatttatttcaaatgttaTGTAGTTTAAAGATCTTGTGTCTTCTGGTGTGTAATGAGCACTTAATTGTTACACTGAGGGCTGCAAACTACTAATAGGACCCAAACACAGAAGCCAGTACATGGAATAATTTGAGTTGAGTCCAAAGGATGTTTTATTGCAGGTGGAGATTTGACTCTATGATagacaggtggagggagaaggTGTAGAGAGGGTTGTTAGACACAAGTGGGTGGCGGCCAGGCCAGAGGGTGCTAATGGGGTTCCAGAGcaatgaagacagacagagcgtGAGGTGGTGCAGGGTTCCAGTGGTACAAGGGTCTTGGTCAGGGGACAAGCT is a window of Toxotes jaculatrix isolate fToxJac2 chromosome 4, fToxJac2.pri, whole genome shotgun sequence DNA encoding:
- the LOC121180515 gene encoding LOW QUALITY PROTEIN: prostaglandin D2 receptor 2 (The sequence of the model RefSeq protein was modified relative to this genomic sequence to represent the inferred CDS: deleted 1 base in 1 codon); the encoded protein is MANTTRGELFCPLLQDMQRHNLNKNQNANLVVVLIHGLVSCLGILENALILWVVGFRLRHRTVASVWVLNLAMSDFLATLTLPLFTSYLYHSHSWEFGNPLCKIQASIFFLNMFLSAFLLAAISLDRLLIVVKPVWSKNHRSVAGAWKVCLLGWLWAAINTLPYTLFRSVTKKEDGGNLCYHNFALILSSQATLERDCKVRQAATAIFKLLLAFLFPLVVIAGSYIQIGLNLRNRSMRRKQSTTRLTDVLIVSNKDGASGSTNTSTTTKTTDIFLKPLASSPSITLTPATLSPTTSNRPTQGQLSQSFIRMVTFVIVAFALCWAPYHIFCMIELTAQYWRNNLSLVEVGLPLATTIAFLNSVLNPILYAFSCPHFCVRIRQSLGAVFDGLVEEEGGFLMVPGKSIRAHMRRKSSRDVSLATPGMPKGSFSPSNSPDIQPPISLPLASEGLEDSIIGNQDKNQKMKWSIADDFLLYVYVLMYIQD